From the Glutamicibacter halophytocola genome, the window GGGCGGCCAGCGGATTGTCATTTCGCAGCGTGGCTCGCTCATGCGCGCGCTGGTCGACGATTTGCGGGCCGACGGGATTGATGTTGAAATCGCCGCCGAAGTGGCCCATCGAAGCTCGGTCCTGCCCCTGGTGCTGGCAGGAGCGGGGCATGCCATCCTCCCAATTTCGTGGGCGCCCCTGGCTCGCAAATTGGGGTTGCGCATTGCGCGCCTGGAGCCGGCCACTGAACTGCATGTTGCGCTGGTCAGCAGGAAGAGCGACCTGACTCCCGCGGCGCAAGCGTTCCTCGGTGTTGCCGGCGCCTATGCCGATACCGTGTCTGAACAGTCCATATAGGTTTTGCCTATCCAGCGGATGCAATCCTGGTCTTAGACGTACTCGAAGCACGCCGGTCTAATTGATACCAAGCCGCTTGTGACGCGGAACACTTTGTATCAGGAGGAAAGACCGATGGGCTCGACCAGGACCTTTAAGATAGCTTCAATCCCCGCCGACGGCGTCGGCAAGGAAGTTGTTGCCGCTGGGCGTCGAGTGCTGGACGCCATGGCCGGGCAATCCGCTGGCAAGTTCGCCTTTGAATGGACAGAATTCCCCTGGGGCTGCGAGTACTACGCAGAGCACGGGGTGATGATGGACCCGGCAGGCCTGGATACCCTGAAGGACTTCGACTCCATCTATTTCGGGGCCGTGGGCTGGGAGAACGTTCCCGACCATATCAGCCTCTGGGGCCTGCGACTGAACATCACGCAGAACTTCGACCAGTGGGCGAATATCCGCCCGGTGAAATTCCTGCCCGGGGTGACCTCCCCGCTGCGCAAGGCCGATGACACGGAGCTGGATTGGATCGTCGTGCGCGAAAACAGCGAAGGCGAATATGCCGGGCTGGGCGGGCGCAACCTGTCAGGGCGTGGCCCGGGCAATGAGATCGCCCTGCAGACCGCCCTGTTCAGCGACAAGGGATGCGAGCGCATCATTCGTTTCGCCTTCGACCTGGCCCGCACCCGCACGGTCAAGAAGGTCTCGTCGGTGACCAAGTCCAATGCCCAGCAGTACGGGATGGTGCTCTGGGACGAAGTCTTCCAGCGCGTGGCGCTCGACTACCCGGACGTGCGCACCGAAAGCGTGCTGGTCGATGCGATGAGCGCCAAGTTCATCCTGAACCCGGAGGACCTCTCGGTGGTGGTCGCTTCGAACCTCAACGCCGACATCCTGTCCGATCTGGGCTCGGCCCTGTCCGGAAGCCTGGGACTGGCAGCGAGCGCAAATCTGAACCCCGAACGCCGCTTCCCCTCGATGTTCGAACCGGTGCATGGGACCGCCCCGGACATTGCCGGCAAGGGAATCTGCAACCCGATCGGCGCCATTGCCAGTGCCGCGCTGATGCTGGAGCATTTCGGCCTGGACGATGAAGCCCGCCGCCTGGAAGCAGCCATCGAAGCGGCCACTGCTGCCGGCAGGCTCACTGCGGACATCGGCGGCACCTCGGGCACCAGCGAAGTCACCGAAGCGATTGTCGAGGCGCTGAGCAGCACCCTGGCCGCCGTCTAGAAGCACCGGCGCGGGCACCGGCCCTCCGCAGCATGTCGAGGCCGGCTGCCACGCCATAGAACAGCCACGCCGAGCTCTTTCCAACAACGAGGTAGGAATAATGCAGAACACCACTGAGCACACTGTGCCGGTGCGCAAGCGCTGGTACAAGCAATTGTATTTTTGGGTCTTGATGGCGATTGTCGCCGGGATTATCGTTGGCTGGCTGGCTGGCGCCGGACACCGGGCAAGCCATGCAGCCGATAGGCACCACCTTCGTCGAGGCGATGAAGATGCTCATTGGCCCGATCGTGTTCCTGACCATCGTTGGCGGGATCGCCGGGGTCGCCGACCTGAAGAAGGTCGGCGCCACCGGGCTCAAGGCCCTGGGATATTTCCAGATCGGCACGATCTGCGCCATGGTGCTGGGCTTGGTGGCCATCAACATCTTCCGCCTGGGCGATGGAGTGAACGCGGATCCGGCAAAGATCGAAACCTCCGGCAAAGCCGCCGACCTGATCGACCAGGGCCAAAACCTGCAATGGTGGGAATTCATCACGCACATCATTCCAGGATCCATGGTCTCGCCCTTCGTGGAGGGCGATATCCTGCAGATCATCTTCATGGCCGTGGTGGTGGGCATCGCCATCAACTCCGTGGGCAAGATCGGGGAGCCGGTGCTGGAAATGGTGCAGCGGCTGACCACGGTGATCTTCAAGGTCTTGAACTTCATCATGAAAGCCGCTCCACTGGGTGCCTTCGGCGCGATGGCCTTCGCGGTGGGCAAGTATGGCGTGGAGACGCTTTCCAGCCTCGGCTGGCTGATTCTCCTGTTCTATGGAACCTCGCTGGTATTTGTCGTGTTCTTCCTCGGCGGCATCATGGCCTTTCTAGGGCTGAACATCTTCAAGATGCTGCGCCACTTCAGGGAGGAATTGCTGCTCATCCTCGGTACCTCGACGGCAGAACCGGCGTTGCCCGGGCTGATGAAAAAGCTGCAGCATGCCGGGGTCAAGAAGGAAACGGTCGGCCTGGTTGTTCCCACCGGATACAGCTTCAATCTGGACGGCGCAGCGATCTACCTCTCGCTGGCCGCGGTTTACATCGCCCAGGCCACCAATACGGATTTGAGCATCGGGCAGCAGCTGGGCATGCTGGCGGTGATGCTCTTGACTTCCAAGGGCGCAGCCGGTGTGGCCGGAGGGGGATTCATTGCGCTGACCGCCACCCTGAGCACCCTTGGGACGATTCCGGCCGCCGGAATCATGCTGATCTTCGGCATCGACAAGTTCATGTCCGAATGCCGGGCGCTGGTGAATTTCTGCGGCAATGCGGTGGCGACCTTGTTCATCGCCTGGTGGGACAAGTCCTTGGACATCGAGCGAGTGCGAGCAGTTTTTAATGGCGAAGACGTACCGCCGCTGGAGGCTGTGGAAGCAACCGGGGCGGAGACTGGCCAGTCCGAGCCGGTGCGCGTGCCACAGGGCCTGCGGGCAGGGCCGGCACAATCCGGGGCCCTGACCGGAGCCGTGATCCGCTAGGCAGCCCGGGGATGCAATAAAGGCCCGAACCAGTTTGAACTGGTTCGGGCCTTTGCTCTGCGTTCCTAGATGGTGCGCGAGAGGATTGCCTGCTTGACCTCGGCGATGGCCTTGGTCACCTGGATGCCGCGTGGGCATGCTTCGGAGCAGTTGAAGGTGGTGCGGCAGCGCCACACGCCTTCCTTGTCGTTCAGGATCTCCAGGCGCATGTCGCCGGCATCATCGCGGGAGTCGAAGATGAAGCGGTGTGCGTTCACGATCGCAGCCGGGCCGAAGTACTGGCCATCGGTCCAGAACACCGGGCAGGAGCTGGTGCACGCGGCGCACAGGATGCACTTGGTGGTGTCGTCGAAGCGCTCGCGGTCCTCGGCGGACTGGTAGCGCTCCTTGGTTGGCTCGTGGTCCTTGGAGATCAGGAATGGCATGATCTCGCGGTAGGACTGGAAGAACGGTTCCATGTCGACGATGAGGTCCTTTTCAAGGGGCAGGCCCTTGATGGCTTCAACGGTGATCGGCTTGGAGGTGTCCAGGTCCTTGAGCAGGGTCTTGCAAGCCAGGCGGTTGCGGCCGTTGATGCGCATGGCATCGGAGCCGCAGACGCCGTGGGCGCAGGAGCGGCGGAAGGACAGCGTGCCGTCCTGCTCCCACTTGACCTTGTGCAGGGCGTCGAGCACGCGGTCGGTGCCGTACATGGTCAGCTTGAAGTCTTCCCAATAGGCATCCGCGGTGGCTTCTGGCAGGTAGCGGCGAACGCGCAGGGTGATGTCGAAGCTTGGGATTTCTCCGCCGCCGCCAACACCTGGCTTCAGCTCGATCTTTGACGCTGGTTCTGGCAGTTCGGTGCTCATTAGTACTTACGCTCCATTGGCTGGTAACGGGTAAAGACCACTGGCTTGGTCTCCATGCGGATGCCCTTGATGTCCTCGGTGACGGCTTCGCCATCGCGGTAGGACATCGAGTGCTTCATGAAGTTCTCGTCGTCGCGGTCCGGGAAGTCTTCGCGGTAGTGGCCGCCGCGGGATTCCTTGCGGTGCAGGGCTGCAACGGTGATGACCTCGGCCAAGTCGAGCAGGAAGCCCAGTTCGATGGCTTCGAGCAGGTCCAGGTTGAAGCGCTTGCCCTTGTCCTGGACGCTGATGTTCTTGTAGCGGCGGCGCAGATCCTCGATCACGTCGCGTGCTTCCTTCAGCGAACGCTCGTCGCGGAACACCTGGACGTTGGCGTCCATGGTCTCCTGCAGGGTCGAGCGCAGGTCGGAGACGCGCTCAGTGCCGTTGCCGGTGAGCACTCCTTCGATCTGGTCGATGACAAATGCTTCCGGGTTCTCCGGCAGCTCGACGAAGTCGGCAGTCTTGGAGTACTCGGCAGCTGCCACACCGGCGCGCTTGCCGAACACGTTGATGTCCAGCAGCGAGTTGGTGCCCAGGCGGTTGGAGCCGTGCACCGAAACGCAGGCAACCTCGCCGGCAGCGAACAGGCCTGGAACGACGGTGTCGTTGTCCTGCAGCACCTCGGTGTTGATGTTGGTTGGCACGCCGCCCATGGCGTAGTGAGCGGTGGGGTACACCGGCACTGGATCGGTGAATGGCTCCACGCCCAGGTAGGTGCGGGCGAATTCGGTGATGTCAGGCAGCTTGGATTCGATGTGCTCTGGTTCCAAGTGGGTCAGGTCAAGGAGCACGTAGTCCTTGTTTGGACCGCAACCGCGGCCTTCGCGAACCTCGTTGGCCATGGCGCGGGCCACGATGTCGCGAGGTGCGAGGTCCTTGATGGTTGGAGCGTAGCGCTCCATGAAGCGCTCGCCATCCGAGTTGCGCAGGATGGCGCCTTCGCCACGTGCACCCTCGGTGAGCAGAATGCCCAGGCCTGCAAGGCCTGTTGGGTGGAACTGGAAGAATTCCATGTCCTCCAGCGGCAGGCCCGAACGGAAGGCGATGGACATGCCGTCGCCGGTCAGGGTGTGCGCGTTGGACGTGGTCTTGAAGACCTTGCCGGCGCCGCCCGAGGCGAAGACCACGGACTTCGCCTGGAAGACGTGCAGCTCGCCGGTGGCCAGGTCGTAGGAGACCACGCCGGCGACGCGCTTCTGCTTGTAGGCGGTGCCGTCCTCGCGGTAGGCATCCTCTTCAACCATCAGCAGGTCCAGCACGTAGTACTCGTTGTAGAACTCGACGTTGTGCTTGACGCAGTTTTGGTACAGGGTCTGCAGGATCATGTGGCCGGTGCGGTCGGCGGCGTAGCAGGCGCGGCGCACGGCGGCCTTGCCGTGGTCGCGGGTGTGGCCACCGAAACGGCGCTGGTCGATCTTGCCCTCTGGGGTGCGGTTGAACGGCAGACCCATCTTTTCCAGGTCGAGCACGGCGTCGATGGCTTCCTTGGCCATGACCTCGGCTGCGTCCTGGTCAACCAGGTAGTCGCCACCCTTGATGGTGTCGAAGGTGTGCCATTCCCAGTTGTCTTCCTCGACGTTGGCAAGTGCTGCGCACATGCCGCCCTGGGCTGCACCGGTGTGCGAGCGGGTTGGGTAAAGCTTGGTTAGCACTGCGGTGCGTGCGCGCTGACCGGATTCGATCGCTGCACGCATGCCTGCACCACCGGCACCGACGATGACTACGTCGTACTTATGTACCTGCATTCTTGATGCTCTCTTTTCTAAAAATCTATCTGGCTATCGGCTGAAACGGGGGAGTTTCACAAGCACTGCTGCAGCTGGCTGCCAGCTACGCAAGGATCGAAGGTGAAGATCACCAGGGAACCGAGCACGATGATGAAGATCGTTGCGACATACAGGATGCCCTTGAGCCAAGCGCGGGTTGCGTGCTTCTCTGCGTAGTCGTTGATGATGGTGCGCACGCCGTTGGTGCCGTGCAGCATGGCCAGCCACAACAGGGCCAGATCCCAGAACTGCCAGATTGGCGAGGCCCACTTG encodes:
- a CDS encoding tartrate dehydrogenase — its product is MGSTRTFKIASIPADGVGKEVVAAGRRVLDAMAGQSAGKFAFEWTEFPWGCEYYAEHGVMMDPAGLDTLKDFDSIYFGAVGWENVPDHISLWGLRLNITQNFDQWANIRPVKFLPGVTSPLRKADDTELDWIVVRENSEGEYAGLGGRNLSGRGPGNEIALQTALFSDKGCERIIRFAFDLARTRTVKKVSSVTKSNAQQYGMVLWDEVFQRVALDYPDVRTESVLVDAMSAKFILNPEDLSVVVASNLNADILSDLGSALSGSLGLAASANLNPERRFPSMFEPVHGTAPDIAGKGICNPIGAIASAALMLEHFGLDDEARRLEAAIEAATAAGRLTADIGGTSGTSEVTEAIVEALSSTLAAV
- a CDS encoding cation:dicarboxylate symporter family transporter, giving the protein MAGWLAPDTGQAMQPIGTTFVEAMKMLIGPIVFLTIVGGIAGVADLKKVGATGLKALGYFQIGTICAMVLGLVAINIFRLGDGVNADPAKIETSGKAADLIDQGQNLQWWEFITHIIPGSMVSPFVEGDILQIIFMAVVVGIAINSVGKIGEPVLEMVQRLTTVIFKVLNFIMKAAPLGAFGAMAFAVGKYGVETLSSLGWLILLFYGTSLVFVVFFLGGIMAFLGLNIFKMLRHFREELLLILGTSTAEPALPGLMKKLQHAGVKKETVGLVVPTGYSFNLDGAAIYLSLAAVYIAQATNTDLSIGQQLGMLAVMLLTSKGAAGVAGGGFIALTATLSTLGTIPAAGIMLIFGIDKFMSECRALVNFCGNAVATLFIAWWDKSLDIERVRAVFNGEDVPPLEAVEATGAETGQSEPVRVPQGLRAGPAQSGALTGAVIR
- a CDS encoding succinate dehydrogenase iron-sulfur subunit, which translates into the protein MSTELPEPASKIELKPGVGGGGEIPSFDITLRVRRYLPEATADAYWEDFKLTMYGTDRVLDALHKVKWEQDGTLSFRRSCAHGVCGSDAMRINGRNRLACKTLLKDLDTSKPITVEAIKGLPLEKDLIVDMEPFFQSYREIMPFLISKDHEPTKERYQSAEDRERFDDTTKCILCAACTSSCPVFWTDGQYFGPAAIVNAHRFIFDSRDDAGDMRLEILNDKEGVWRCRTTFNCSEACPRGIQVTKAIAEVKQAILSRTI
- the sdhA gene encoding succinate dehydrogenase flavoprotein subunit; this translates as MQVHKYDVVIVGAGGAGMRAAIESGQRARTAVLTKLYPTRSHTGAAQGGMCAALANVEEDNWEWHTFDTIKGGDYLVDQDAAEVMAKEAIDAVLDLEKMGLPFNRTPEGKIDQRRFGGHTRDHGKAAVRRACYAADRTGHMILQTLYQNCVKHNVEFYNEYYVLDLLMVEEDAYREDGTAYKQKRVAGVVSYDLATGELHVFQAKSVVFASGGAGKVFKTTSNAHTLTGDGMSIAFRSGLPLEDMEFFQFHPTGLAGLGILLTEGARGEGAILRNSDGERFMERYAPTIKDLAPRDIVARAMANEVREGRGCGPNKDYVLLDLTHLEPEHIESKLPDITEFARTYLGVEPFTDPVPVYPTAHYAMGGVPTNINTEVLQDNDTVVPGLFAAGEVACVSVHGSNRLGTNSLLDINVFGKRAGVAAAEYSKTADFVELPENPEAFVIDQIEGVLTGNGTERVSDLRSTLQETMDANVQVFRDERSLKEARDVIEDLRRRYKNISVQDKGKRFNLDLLEAIELGFLLDLAEVITVAALHRKESRGGHYREDFPDRDDENFMKHSMSYRDGEAVTEDIKGIRMETKPVVFTRYQPMERKY
- a CDS encoding succinate dehydrogenase hydrophobic membrane anchor subunit; translated protein: MSVSIPAPRSQRIDPKYNRGPKSRGSFEMLAWLFMRLSGVVLIVLIFGHLFANLMVGEGISGISFGFVAGKWASPIWQFWDLALLWLAMLHGTNGVRTIINDYAEKHATRAWLKGILYVATIFIIVLGSLVIFTFDPCVAGSQLQQCL